GGCGATCCTGATCGCCAACAATGCCGCGCAGGACATCGTCTACTGGCTGGCAGGTTCTCTGAGCGCCGCGCAATGGCCGAAGGTCTCGCTGATCCTGCCCTTCACCCTCGTTGGCGGAGGCGTTGCTCTCACGGGCGCGCGGCATTTCAGTGTTCTGGCCCTCGATCAGACGACGGGCCTCTCGCTCGGGCAAAATGCCAAGCGTACCGGTGGCGTCGCCGCTATCCTGATTGTCTTGCTCGCGGGATCGGCCGTGGCCGTATGCGGACCGATCGGTTTTATCGGGCTTCTCGTTCCGCATATCGTTCGCCGACTTGCGGGCGGGGATATCGCGGTCATCCTTGTGCTTTCTGCCATCGTCGGACCGCTGCTGCTTGGCGCGGCAGATCTTTTCGGCCGCATCGTCGTCTTCCCCGCTGAAATGCCTGCGGGTGTCGTCACGGCGCTCATCGGGGCTCCGGCCTTCCTGCTCATCCTCTACGGCAAGAGGACCCGATGAAGGATGCGCG
The nucleotide sequence above comes from Ensifer adhaerens. Encoded proteins:
- a CDS encoding FecCD family ABC transporter permease; this translates as MNDRARHPVLIAALGLVLLAGVLAAGVSFGVSGLSVGHALQLLFFPDASPESALVWDVRLPRALLAMLVGANLAIAGVLIQTLTRNPLASPQTFGINAGASLAIVACLIAFPSLKGAGTVGPAFAGAAAVGLAMWALSISGVMNELKLALAGVSIQLVLSALVQAILIANNAAQDIVYWLAGSLSAAQWPKVSLILPFTLVGGGVALTGARHFSVLALDQTTGLSLGQNAKRTGGVAAILIVLLAGSAVAVCGPIGFIGLLVPHIVRRLAGGDIAVILVLSAIVGPLLLGAADLFGRIVVFPAEMPAGVVTALIGAPAFLLILYGKRTR